In Deltaproteobacteria bacterium, a single genomic region encodes these proteins:
- the murJ gene encoding murein biosynthesis integral membrane protein MurJ, translated as MGSLISENRRIARAAGVVSGLTLVSRIGGLIRDAVVGYYLGTGLAADAFFVAFRLPNLLRRFVAEGAMGVAFIPVLSDYLTRLGEREAVKAARALATVMALVLAALTLAGMVLAPALTGLFAPGFAAVAGKFELTVSLTRWVFPYLFFIGLMALFGGLLNAYRHFTAPALSPILLNLVMIVAALLLCPRLSQPAYGLAFGALAGGALQMLAQLPPLVRRGVRLWPRWEPEHPAVRRVLWLMAPTLIGSAAYQLNVLASTILASLLPGGSVSYLWYADRVFEFPLGLFAVALGTAALPSFSTQAARGAYGELSDSVSFAIRLTNFIALPASVGLICLAQPITAVLFQRGAFGGREVELTAQALAAFAVGLWPVSLVRVLVPAFYALNDTRTPVVVALITFAVNGCCSLMLMGAVAPTGESVAADVIAAASRWLAIADLRHAGLALATSAAATVNMVLLLGALRWRLPSLRAGPLALSLGRDLVASAAIVWPVNWMAGGGDWGAPGQLAPQLALLLAAVAAGMAAYGLAAVVLGGADARRLLHVLRQRLPGAG; from the coding sequence ATGGGCTCGCTGATTAGTGAGAATCGCCGCATTGCTCGCGCCGCGGGGGTGGTGAGTGGCTTGACCCTGGTCAGCCGCATCGGCGGCCTGATTCGAGATGCGGTGGTCGGCTACTATCTCGGCACCGGTTTGGCCGCGGATGCCTTCTTCGTCGCGTTTCGCCTGCCCAACTTGCTGCGCCGTTTCGTTGCGGAAGGGGCGATGGGCGTCGCCTTCATTCCGGTCTTGAGCGACTACCTGACCAGGCTCGGCGAGCGCGAGGCGGTCAAAGCGGCGCGCGCGCTGGCCACCGTGATGGCGCTGGTGCTGGCAGCGCTGACGCTGGCGGGCATGGTGCTCGCGCCGGCGCTCACGGGGCTGTTTGCGCCGGGGTTCGCTGCGGTGGCGGGCAAGTTCGAGCTGACGGTGTCGCTGACGCGCTGGGTCTTTCCCTACTTGTTTTTCATCGGACTGATGGCGCTGTTCGGCGGGCTGCTCAACGCCTACCGGCACTTCACTGCGCCGGCGCTGTCGCCGATCTTGCTCAACCTGGTGATGATTGTCGCGGCGCTGCTGCTGTGCCCGCGCCTGTCGCAACCGGCATATGGTCTCGCCTTCGGGGCCTTGGCCGGCGGCGCGCTGCAGATGCTGGCGCAGTTGCCGCCGCTGGTGCGGCGCGGCGTGCGACTGTGGCCGCGCTGGGAGCCGGAGCACCCAGCGGTGCGGCGGGTGCTGTGGCTGATGGCGCCGACCCTGATCGGCTCGGCGGCGTACCAGCTCAACGTGCTGGCTAGCACCATCTTGGCCTCGCTACTGCCCGGCGGCAGTGTTTCGTACCTGTGGTACGCCGACCGCGTGTTCGAGTTTCCGCTCGGCCTGTTCGCGGTGGCGCTGGGAACCGCGGCGTTACCGAGCTTTTCCACGCAAGCGGCGCGCGGCGCTTACGGCGAGTTGTCGGACAGCGTGAGCTTCGCTATTCGACTAACCAATTTCATTGCCCTACCAGCCTCGGTCGGGCTGATTTGTCTGGCACAGCCGATCACGGCGGTGCTGTTTCAAAGGGGGGCGTTCGGGGGGCGCGAGGTCGAGCTGACGGCCCAGGCGCTGGCGGCGTTCGCCGTCGGCTTGTGGCCGGTCTCACTAGTGCGCGTGCTCGTGCCCGCGTTCTATGCCCTCAACGACACCCGTACGCCGGTGGTCGTCGCGCTGATCACGTTCGCAGTCAACGGCTGCTGCAGCCTGATGCTGATGGGTGCGGTAGCGCCGACCGGCGAGTCCGTGGCCGCCGACGTGATCGCGGCGGCCAGCCGCTGGCTGGCGATCGCCGACCTGCGCCACGCGGGGCTGGCGCTGGCGACTTCCGCGGCGGCGACGGTGAACATGGTGCTGCTGTTGGGCGCGCTGCGCTGGCGGTTGCCCAGTTTGCGCGCCGGCCCGTTGGCGTTGTCGCTTGGCCGCGACCTGGTGGCGTCAGCCGCCATAGTGTGGCCGGTGAATTGGATGGCCGGCGGCGGCGACTGGGGCGCGCCGGGGCAGCTGGCGCCGCAGCTGGCACTGCTGCTCGCTGCGGTGGCCGCTGGGATGGCTGCCTACGGCCTCGCCGCCGTGGTTCTGGGCGGCGCGGACGCGCGGCGGCTGTTACACGTATTGCGCCAACGGCTGCCGGGAGCAGGCTGA
- a CDS encoding TetR/AcrR family transcriptional regulator codes for MGRPSRHVEASILESAKQLSAEVGPHKLTIAAVAARTGAPVGSIYHRYASRDEILATVWLELVEAFQEQFLAALAGDDPVAAGLAAVRFTCDWVRRHPREARLMLVHRREDFAAERWSKSHRRRAQVLTAQAHESLRRYASRLRGRSGPAQLRSVRFALVDLPTAALKPDLESGIPLPKQTEALLLDTCAYALRQITGGRRRVKSGRV; via the coding sequence ATGGGACGGCCCTCACGCCACGTCGAGGCCAGCATCCTGGAGAGCGCCAAGCAGCTGTCGGCCGAGGTCGGCCCGCACAAGCTCACCATCGCCGCCGTTGCCGCCCGCACCGGCGCTCCGGTGGGCTCGATCTATCACCGCTACGCCTCGCGCGACGAAATTCTCGCCACCGTGTGGCTCGAGCTGGTGGAAGCCTTCCAGGAGCAGTTCCTGGCGGCGCTCGCCGGCGATGATCCGGTGGCGGCGGGACTCGCGGCTGTCCGTTTCACCTGCGACTGGGTTCGGCGCCATCCGCGCGAGGCGCGGCTCATGCTCGTGCACCGCCGGGAGGACTTTGCCGCCGAGCGCTGGTCAAAGAGCCACCGGCGTCGGGCGCAAGTACTTACCGCGCAAGCGCACGAGAGTCTGCGCCGTTACGCTTCCCGCTTGCGCGGACGGAGCGGGCCGGCTCAGCTGCGCAGCGTCCGCTTTGCCTTGGTGGACTTGCCCACGGCCGCGCTGAAGCCCGACCTCGAAAGCGGTATTCCGCTGCCCAAGCAGACCGAAGCACTCTTGCTCGACACCTGCGCCTACGCGCTCCGCCAGATCACCGGAGGGCGCCGGCGCGTGAAATCGGGACGAGTCTAA
- a CDS encoding class I SAM-dependent methyltransferase: protein MKARTAIAVLRRGQLLVLLRAMRLMTPFYRLVWLVAAFRAGLLARLGGAGAVPFDQLAGEMVHDAGDHDWLRKWLELGVRLGELRSDNDRYALAGFMARSLAQPKNDAIVAILEEVATLHHTLVIETPRRLARGQRFALADQDGILIARSSPLVRPFVHEAIDEVVPHRGALKVLEVGAGSGTYIRYAAERNPDLTAIGLELQPEVADFANANLRQWQLADRARVDKGDVRERAPEAIFDLVTFHNNIYYFPVGERVALLRHARAFLKPGGKLLLTTTCSGGGPAAVGLDIWSAGTERCGRLPAPQELVAQMREAGFVEARSRSLVPGDSFHAFFATKPK, encoded by the coding sequence ATGAAAGCGCGAACCGCAATCGCAGTCCTGCGTCGAGGTCAACTGCTCGTCTTGTTGCGCGCCATGCGCTTGATGACGCCTTTCTACCGTTTGGTGTGGCTGGTGGCTGCGTTTCGCGCCGGCTTGCTGGCGCGCTTGGGCGGCGCCGGCGCCGTGCCTTTCGACCAGCTGGCCGGCGAGATGGTCCACGATGCCGGCGACCACGACTGGCTGCGCAAGTGGCTCGAACTGGGCGTACGGCTCGGCGAGCTCCGCAGCGACAACGATCGCTACGCTCTCGCAGGCTTCATGGCGCGCAGCCTGGCGCAGCCTAAGAACGATGCGATCGTCGCCATCCTCGAGGAGGTGGCCACGCTCCATCACACCCTGGTCATCGAGACCCCGCGGCGGCTGGCGCGCGGCCAGCGCTTCGCATTGGCGGACCAGGACGGCATTCTGATCGCTCGTTCCTCGCCGCTGGTTCGGCCTTTCGTACACGAGGCGATCGATGAAGTGGTGCCACACCGCGGCGCCCTCAAGGTCCTCGAAGTGGGAGCCGGCTCCGGCACCTACATTCGTTACGCCGCCGAGCGCAACCCCGACCTCACGGCCATCGGTCTAGAGCTTCAGCCGGAGGTCGCGGACTTCGCCAACGCCAATCTGCGCCAATGGCAGCTCGCCGACCGAGCTCGCGTCGACAAGGGAGACGTACGCGAGCGAGCCCCCGAGGCGATCTTCGACCTCGTCACCTTCCACAACAACATCTACTACTTCCCGGTCGGCGAGCGGGTGGCGTTGCTGCGCCACGCGCGCGCGTTCCTGAAACCCGGCGGCAAGCTGCTGCTCACCACCACGTGCAGCGGCGGCGGACCGGCCGCCGTCGGTCTCGACATCTGGAGCGCCGGCACCGAGCGCTGCGGGCGTCTGCCCGCGCCCCAGGAACTGGTCGCCCAGATGCGCGAGGCCGGCTTCGTCGAGGCGCGCAGCCGCAGCCTGGTGCCGGGCGACAGCTTCCACGCCTTCTTCGCCACCAAGCCGAAGTGA
- a CDS encoding leucine--tRNA ligase, which produces MDERYDPGLIEAKWQQRWESRGTHRVDLCAAARPYYTLMMFPYPSAEGLHVGHAFAFPGVDIFGRFRRLQGYDVFEPMGFDAFGIHSENYALKVGANPAQLIPRTIGNFGRQLRRLGLMLDWEHAVDTTSPQYYRWTQWIFLQLYKHGLAVRKQAPVNWCPACQTVLANEQVIDGNCERHGDTKVEQRYLEQWFFTITKFAQRLLDNLDRIDWSETTKTAQRNWIGRSDGAEIDFPLADDRSRALRVFTTRPDTVFGATYMVVAPEHPWVSELTVAARRAAVEDYCERVAKMDVVSRRAVKEKTGVATGAYAINPATGARIPIWIADYVLAEYGTGAIMAVPAHDQRDFEFAQVLGLPIVRVIAAPGEAPDTPLAQAYTGEGQLVNSGEFNGVFSLAAKSAITQWLAQRGQGAARVEYRLHDWCVSRQRYWGPPIPIIYCDACGIVPVPEQDLPVRLPAVEDFQPDASGVAPLARVESFYRVPCPQCGRPARRETDVSDTFLDSAWYFLRYPSADRDDVAFDPELTKKWLPVDMYIGGNEHAVLHLLYARFLTMALHSLGLLPFEEPFKKFRAHGLIIKDGAKMSKSRGNVVNPDLYLEQHGADVFRLYMMFLGPYQEGGDFRDEGIAGVRRFLEGVWRMVREHEPERQMPEALLRACHKTIRKVSEDIEALRYNTAIAALMSLLNEVRRHGPADGFVCEAMVLMVAPFAPHLAEELWEGLGHADSIFNSRWPQWDEALTRDELIELAVQVNGKVRGRVTVAADAADDDVLAAALADAGVRAAVGEKPIKRRVVVPGRLVSVVV; this is translated from the coding sequence ATGGACGAGCGTTACGACCCGGGGCTGATCGAGGCCAAGTGGCAGCAGCGGTGGGAGAGTCGCGGTACTCACCGGGTCGATCTGTGCGCGGCCGCCCGGCCCTATTACACCTTGATGATGTTTCCCTACCCCTCGGCCGAGGGCCTGCACGTCGGCCATGCCTTCGCCTTTCCCGGTGTCGACATCTTCGGGCGCTTTCGCCGCTTGCAGGGCTACGACGTCTTCGAGCCCATGGGCTTCGACGCCTTCGGCATTCACTCGGAGAACTACGCGCTGAAAGTGGGCGCCAACCCGGCGCAGCTGATTCCACGCACCATCGGCAACTTCGGCCGCCAGCTGCGCCGCTTGGGCTTGATGCTCGACTGGGAGCACGCCGTCGATACCACTTCGCCACAATACTATCGCTGGACCCAGTGGATCTTCCTCCAGCTCTACAAGCACGGCTTGGCGGTGCGCAAGCAAGCGCCGGTGAACTGGTGCCCAGCGTGCCAGACCGTGCTCGCCAACGAGCAGGTCATCGACGGCAACTGCGAACGCCACGGCGATACCAAGGTCGAGCAGCGCTACCTGGAGCAGTGGTTCTTCACCATCACCAAGTTCGCGCAGCGGCTGCTCGACAACCTCGACCGGATCGACTGGTCGGAGACTACCAAGACCGCACAGCGCAACTGGATCGGCCGCTCCGACGGCGCCGAGATAGATTTCCCGCTGGCCGATGATCGCTCGCGGGCTCTGCGTGTATTCACTACCAGACCGGATACGGTGTTCGGCGCAACCTACATGGTGGTGGCGCCGGAGCATCCGTGGGTGAGCGAACTGACGGTAGCCGCGCGACGGGCCGCAGTCGAGGACTACTGCGAGCGGGTGGCCAAGATGGATGTAGTGTCGCGCCGCGCGGTGAAAGAGAAGACCGGTGTCGCCACCGGCGCCTACGCCATCAACCCCGCCACCGGTGCGCGCATCCCGATTTGGATCGCGGACTACGTCCTGGCCGAGTACGGCACCGGCGCGATCATGGCGGTGCCGGCGCACGACCAGCGCGACTTCGAGTTCGCGCAGGTGCTGGGCTTGCCGATCGTACGCGTGATCGCCGCGCCTGGTGAGGCTCCGGACACACCGCTGGCCCAGGCCTACACCGGCGAAGGCCAACTGGTAAACAGCGGCGAATTCAACGGCGTGTTTTCGCTGGCGGCGAAGTCGGCGATTACTCAATGGCTGGCCCAGCGCGGCCAAGGTGCGGCCCGCGTTGAGTATCGCCTGCACGACTGGTGCGTATCGCGCCAGCGCTACTGGGGGCCGCCGATCCCAATCATTTACTGCGATGCCTGCGGCATCGTGCCGGTGCCGGAGCAGGACTTGCCGGTGCGCTTGCCCGCGGTCGAGGATTTCCAGCCCGATGCTAGCGGGGTGGCGCCACTGGCGCGGGTGGAGTCGTTCTATCGCGTGCCCTGCCCGCAGTGCGGCCGGCCGGCGCGCCGAGAGACCGATGTCTCCGACACCTTCCTCGACTCGGCCTGGTACTTCCTGCGCTACCCGTCGGCGGACCGCGACGACGTCGCCTTCGATCCCGAGCTGACCAAGAAGTGGCTGCCGGTCGACATGTACATCGGCGGCAACGAGCACGCGGTGCTGCATCTGTTGTACGCGCGCTTTCTGACCATGGCGCTGCACTCGCTCGGACTGCTGCCGTTCGAGGAGCCGTTCAAGAAGTTTCGCGCCCATGGCCTGATCATCAAAGACGGCGCGAAGATGTCGAAGTCGCGCGGCAACGTGGTCAATCCTGATCTCTACCTCGAACAGCACGGCGCCGACGTGTTCCGGCTCTACATGATGTTCCTCGGGCCGTATCAGGAAGGCGGCGATTTTCGCGACGAAGGTATCGCGGGGGTGCGCCGCTTCCTCGAGGGCGTCTGGCGCATGGTGCGCGAGCACGAGCCCGAGCGGCAGATGCCGGAGGCCTTGCTGCGCGCCTGCCACAAGACCATCCGCAAGGTCAGTGAGGATATCGAGGCGCTGCGCTACAACACCGCGATCGCGGCCCTCATGAGCCTGCTCAACGAAGTCCGCCGCCACGGCCCGGCCGACGGTTTTGTCTGCGAGGCGATGGTGTTGATGGTCGCACCGTTCGCCCCGCACCTCGCCGAGGAGCTGTGGGAAGGCTTGGGCCACGCGGACAGCATCTTCAACTCCCGCTGGCCGCAGTGGGACGAGGCGCTCACGCGCGATGAATTGATCGAGCTGGCGGTGCAGGTGAACGGCAAAGTGCGCGGGCGCGTGACGGTGGCGGCCGATGCGGCCGACGATGACGTGCTGGCGGCCGCGCTGGCCGACGCCGGCGTACGGGCCGCCGTCGGCGAGAAGCCGATCAAACGCCGCGTGGTGGTGCCGGGACGCCTGGTGAGTGTGGTCGTGTAA
- a CDS encoding 6,7-dimethyl-8-ribityllumazine synthase: protein MPQIFEGKLAGRGLRFGIAVSRFNHAVTDRLLEGAVKTLLEHGAADDDIEVVHVPGAFELPLAAQLLAAGGRVDGIICLGAIIKGETMHNEVLAYAVGTTLSELAVRHELPVAFGVLTTDTLEQALARAGGRGANKGAEAALSALELANLKRARV, encoded by the coding sequence ATGCCACAGATCTTCGAAGGAAAACTCGCCGGGCGCGGCTTGCGCTTCGGCATCGCGGTGTCGCGGTTCAATCATGCGGTCACCGATCGCCTGCTCGAGGGTGCGGTCAAGACTCTGCTCGAACACGGTGCCGCCGACGACGACATCGAGGTCGTGCACGTGCCGGGAGCATTCGAGTTGCCGCTGGCAGCGCAGCTGCTGGCTGCCGGCGGGCGGGTCGACGGCATCATCTGCCTGGGCGCCATCATCAAGGGAGAAACCATGCACAACGAGGTGCTGGCCTACGCCGTCGGGACGACGCTGAGCGAGTTGGCGGTGCGCCACGAACTGCCGGTGGCCTTCGGGGTGCTGACCACCGACACGCTCGAGCAAGCGTTGGCCCGCGCCGGCGGCCGGGGCGCCAACAAAGGCGCCGAGGCGGCGTTGAGCGCGCTCGAACTGGCCAACCTCAAACGGGCACGCGTGTGA
- a CDS encoding TetR/AcrR family transcriptional regulator: MILEGARAVFAGSSYTNANTAKVARAAGVSAPALYRYFPSKKQLYLSTLKDAGPRLLHIWQRLAQEAADPLDLIWTLGLAYYDRVLERSPVMRLWFQALGEVGDRQVRAALAGNFTAAVDFLERNLEAGKAQGLVRRDLDARVAAWHFMAIGLTFDLIHLLGRDHELDRSKVENWGRLYLESVQAAPRGSSAPHRRRAASSSHSGRRQRH; encoded by the coding sequence TTGATCCTCGAAGGCGCCCGCGCGGTGTTCGCCGGCTCCAGCTACACCAACGCCAACACCGCCAAGGTGGCCCGCGCCGCCGGAGTGTCCGCCCCCGCCCTCTACCGCTACTTTCCCAGCAAGAAGCAGCTGTACCTGTCCACGCTCAAGGACGCGGGCCCGCGCCTGTTGCACATCTGGCAGCGGCTGGCCCAAGAAGCGGCCGATCCGCTCGACCTCATCTGGACCCTCGGCCTGGCTTACTACGACCGCGTGCTCGAGCGCTCGCCCGTCATGCGGCTGTGGTTCCAGGCCCTCGGCGAGGTCGGCGACCGCCAGGTCCGCGCCGCGCTCGCCGGCAACTTCACCGCGGCGGTCGATTTCCTGGAGCGCAATCTCGAGGCCGGCAAGGCCCAGGGCTTGGTGCGCCGCGATCTCGACGCGCGTGTCGCCGCCTGGCACTTCATGGCCATCGGCCTGACCTTCGATCTCATCCACCTGCTCGGCCGCGACCACGAACTCGACCGCAGCAAGGTCGAGAACTGGGGCCGCCTCTACCTGGAGTCAGTACAGGCAGCGCCCCGTGGCTCCAGCGCGCCGCACCGCCGCCGCGCCGCCTCGAGCAGCCACTCTGGCCGTCGCCAGCGCCACTGA
- the nusB gene encoding transcription antitermination factor NusB: MGLRRKGRELALQALYQLEVTAERSDGALQTFWDNFEAGEGVKEFARALVAGVADRRADIDALIAKACENWRMDRLSKVDLSALRLATYELLGMPETPVNVVINEAIEIVRRYGAGESTAFVNGVLDRIAAELGVKPAAKDCGPATDQ; encoded by the coding sequence ATGGGATTGCGGCGTAAGGGACGGGAGCTGGCGCTCCAGGCACTGTACCAGCTGGAAGTTACCGCCGAGCGCTCTGACGGCGCGCTGCAAACCTTCTGGGACAATTTCGAGGCCGGCGAAGGGGTCAAGGAATTCGCCCGCGCTTTGGTGGCTGGCGTCGCCGACCGCCGCGCCGACATCGACGCCTTGATCGCCAAGGCGTGCGAGAACTGGCGGATGGATCGGCTCTCGAAAGTGGACCTGAGCGCGCTGCGGCTCGCTACTTACGAACTGTTGGGCATGCCCGAGACGCCGGTCAACGTGGTCATCAACGAAGCGATCGAGATCGTGCGCCGATACGGCGCGGGCGAATCTACCGCCTTCGTCAACGGCGTCCTTGATCGGATTGCAGCGGAACTGGGAGTGAAGCCGGCGGCTAAGGACTGCGGGCCGGCGACCGATCAGTAA
- a CDS encoding TetR/AcrR family transcriptional regulator — protein MFIVETGESPTRAAPVGLRERNKQDKLARIKRAARELFAKKGFEGATARAICRRAGIATGTLFLYARDKRELLFLVFRDEVHEILRQRTARTCTTLPLADALMHLFRGFLDFYARSPELSRVIAGEFFYRTQQPAAMNALTEDYLAAIAALVERGRAGGELRTDVAVPDQVNAFFAHYAFHAQAWLADAVVDRQQVDRSLRRALELQIEGLAPPAVGSGSRQRTHQLGRRGR, from the coding sequence ATGTTCATTGTGGAGACCGGGGAGAGCCCGACCCGAGCCGCGCCCGTGGGGCTGCGTGAGCGCAACAAGCAGGACAAGCTCGCCCGCATCAAGCGCGCGGCGCGCGAGCTTTTCGCCAAGAAGGGCTTCGAGGGCGCGACGGCGCGCGCGATCTGCCGGCGGGCGGGTATCGCCACCGGCACGCTCTTCCTCTACGCCCGCGACAAGCGCGAGCTGCTGTTCCTCGTCTTCCGCGACGAGGTGCATGAAATCCTGCGCCAGCGGACGGCGCGCACTTGCACCACCCTGCCCTTGGCCGACGCCCTGATGCATCTGTTCCGAGGCTTTCTCGACTTCTACGCGCGCAGCCCTGAACTCTCGCGGGTGATCGCCGGCGAGTTCTTCTATCGCACCCAGCAGCCGGCAGCGATGAACGCGCTCACCGAGGACTACCTCGCCGCGATCGCCGCGCTGGTTGAGCGCGGGCGCGCCGGCGGCGAATTGCGCACGGACGTGGCGGTGCCCGATCAGGTGAACGCTTTCTTCGCGCACTACGCCTTCCACGCGCAGGCCTGGCTGGCGGACGCCGTGGTCGATCGCCAACAGGTCGATCGCTCCCTGCGCCGCGCGCTGGAACTGCAGATTGAAGGGCTGGCGCCACCAGCTGTGGGCAGCGGCTCACGCCAACGCACGCATCAACTCGGCCGTCGCGGCCGGTGA
- the rpsT gene encoding 30S ribosomal protein S20 — protein sequence MATRHKSAVKRHRQNLKRQTRNVAIRTRVRHILRTTREAIANKSVENAEAQLRDAVKTLTKAVSKGVLHRNSASRRISHLSKQVAALKAS from the coding sequence TTGGCCACACGTCACAAGTCCGCCGTCAAGCGTCACCGCCAGAACCTGAAGCGCCAGACCCGCAACGTTGCCATCCGCACCCGCGTGCGTCACATCCTGCGTACCACCCGCGAGGCGATTGCAAACAAGAGCGTGGAGAACGCCGAGGCCCAGTTGCGCGACGCCGTCAAGACCCTGACCAAAGCCGTCTCGAAGGGCGTGTTGCACCGCAACAGCGCTTCGCGCCGCATTTCACACCTGAGCAAGCAGGTCGCCGCCCTCAAAGCCAGCTGA
- a CDS encoding MoaD/ThiS family protein translates to MSITVEVTYDMSKALGTSRFEVEGARTARDVVRMTREKFGERGAEFEKLTRVAAVSINGVLINHRNGMSTPLADGDTVAFLKAAAGG, encoded by the coding sequence ATGAGCATCACGGTTGAAGTCACGTACGACATGAGCAAGGCACTGGGCACGAGCCGGTTCGAGGTCGAGGGTGCGCGCACGGCGCGGGACGTGGTCCGGATGACGCGCGAGAAGTTTGGCGAGCGCGGCGCGGAGTTCGAGAAGCTCACGCGCGTTGCGGCCGTGTCGATCAACGGCGTGCTGATCAACCACCGCAACGGCATGAGCACGCCGCTCGCCGACGGCGACACGGTAGCATTCCTCAAGGCCGCTGCCGGCGGGTGA
- a CDS encoding SRPBCC family protein has translation MSQALHHEAVFQRPLVEVFELITTTGCWPQWHPATHAVSGQTLRPAQLGDECTEAMRTAGFFEGHISWRVVACETPVRWAIASTEIAVPLLSRAKVRVEYALEAERGGTRLFRCFDYELPRHLWLLDRLYFHAKMESESVEALRRLVPLVDRTRVAA, from the coding sequence ATGTCACAGGCATTGCATCACGAAGCCGTCTTCCAACGGCCGCTTGTCGAGGTCTTCGAGTTGATCACGACCACCGGTTGTTGGCCGCAGTGGCACCCGGCCACGCACGCGGTCAGCGGGCAGACGCTGCGACCGGCACAGCTGGGCGATGAGTGCACCGAGGCCATGCGCACGGCGGGTTTCTTTGAAGGGCACATTTCATGGCGCGTTGTCGCCTGCGAGACCCCGGTACGCTGGGCTATCGCCAGCACCGAGATTGCGGTGCCCTTGCTCTCTCGGGCAAAGGTGCGGGTGGAGTATGCCCTCGAGGCGGAAAGAGGTGGCACGCGCCTGTTCCGCTGCTTCGACTATGAATTGCCGCGGCACCTCTGGTTACTCGATCGGCTGTACTTCCACGCCAAGATGGAAAGCGAATCGGTCGAGGCCTTGCGGCGGCTGGTGCCGCTGGTCGATCGGACACGCGTGGCGGCGTGA
- a CDS encoding enoyl-CoA hydratase/isomerase family protein: MDRPKYEFIRLAEADGGVVTLTLNRPDKKNALSIALRDEVSDALAGLAGMDSVKVVVVTGSGTVFSAGFDLKEFARVTEPEFAKQLWDSSDRFHRALLEFPLPTIAAVNGPALAGGFDLAVLCDLRIAAETATFAHPEITFGDVVYSPLHDLVGGALARELCLTGRSVGAAEALALRLVSAVVPAEELEAQTRRWAAQIVRTPRDILKRTKAKIIRRAAIGFRTTLDL; encoded by the coding sequence ATGGATCGACCCAAGTACGAGTTCATTCGCCTCGCGGAAGCCGATGGCGGCGTCGTCACGCTTACCCTCAATCGTCCCGACAAGAAGAACGCGCTCTCGATCGCATTGCGCGACGAGGTGAGCGATGCCTTGGCCGGTCTCGCCGGCATGGACTCCGTCAAGGTGGTCGTCGTCACCGGCAGCGGCACCGTCTTTTCCGCCGGTTTCGATCTCAAGGAATTCGCCCGCGTCACCGAGCCCGAGTTCGCCAAGCAACTGTGGGACTCCAGCGACCGCTTCCACCGGGCGCTGCTCGAGTTTCCGCTGCCGACCATCGCCGCCGTCAACGGGCCTGCGCTCGCTGGTGGGTTCGACCTCGCGGTGCTCTGCGATCTGCGAATCGCAGCCGAGACCGCCACCTTCGCCCATCCCGAGATCACCTTCGGCGACGTCGTCTACTCGCCGCTGCACGACCTGGTCGGCGGCGCGCTGGCGCGGGAGCTGTGCCTGACCGGCCGGAGCGTCGGCGCCGCCGAAGCGCTCGCGCTCCGCCTGGTGTCGGCAGTGGTGCCGGCCGAGGAATTAGAGGCTCAGACCCGGCGCTGGGCGGCACAGATTGTCCGCACCCCGCGAGATATCCTCAAACGAACGAAGGCGAAGATCATCCGCCGCGCCGCCATCGGCTTTCGCACCACGCTCGATCTCTGA